The bacterium genome contains a region encoding:
- the uvrA gene encoding excinuclease ABC subunit UvrA, giving the protein MNDYISIKGARQHNLRGVDLDIPKNKLTVLTGVSGSGKSSFAFDTLYAEGQRRYVESLSTYARQFLGIMEKPDVDSITGLSPAISIDQKTTSRNPRSTVGTVTEIYDYLRLLFARIGHPHCPNCKNEISMQTLEEIVNKIMANKGKFYLLAPVITDRKGEFSSLFDNLISKGYARVRIDGVYKELQDDFTLIKTNKHSIDVVIDKVVIDKKDNNTLKSRLFDSVSQALRLADGFVILSEIKDASFAIPDYPENYVDHLYSEKFSCPKCNISLPEIEPRSFSFNSPHGACPACTGLGKLKKVEPNLVFSEELSIMEGGILPFSSMFDHETWYAKTVVAMCEKNKINAHTPIKHLNQKEKDLLLYGTKDDLYQVNGKNKWGKDTTIWQKYEGIVGSIERRYKETDSDYIKNEFEKYMREMVCLSCNGTRLKKESLSVTIDNKNIAEFTSYSVGFLYQYINTLIKEKIINEREIQIGKLIIEEIIGRLNFLKSVGLEYLTLDRMAGSLSGGEAQRIRLASQIGSGLTGVLYVLDEPTIGLHQKDNQKLIDTLKHLKNLGNTVVVVEHDEEMMKQADYLADFGPLAGKLGGKLVASGTLQDIIRSNDSLTGKYLSGKKKISAMSLPSVLVNVAHGNFKIFGASHNNLKKTDVDFPLGKFICITGVSGSGKSTLLVDTVYPILQQHFNPFFKDHVGEHERVEGLDNIDKAILIDQSPIGRTPRSNPATYTGIFDPVRDVFALTREAKVLGYKKGQFSFNLKGGRCEACEGQGQTKIEMQFMPDIWVNCEVCKGKRYNSQTLEITYKGKNISDVLNLTVSEAKEFFSVHPKIYEKLETLEDVGLGYIELGQPATQLSGGEAQRVKLATELSKRQTGKTFYILDEPTTGLHFADVEKLLKVLRLLVAKGNTVCVIEHNIDVIKNSDWVIDLGPEGGDNGGKIIAVGTPKDIKRNSNSVTGKYL; this is encoded by the coding sequence ATGAATGACTATATATCAATAAAGGGTGCAAGACAACACAATTTACGAGGTGTTGACCTTGATATTCCTAAAAACAAGTTAACTGTTTTAACTGGAGTTTCTGGTAGTGGTAAGTCTTCTTTTGCCTTTGACACCTTGTATGCAGAAGGACAAAGAAGATATGTAGAAAGCCTGTCTACTTATGCCAGGCAATTTTTAGGTATTATGGAAAAGCCAGATGTTGATTCAATAACTGGGTTGTCTCCAGCAATTTCAATTGATCAAAAAACTACTTCCAGAAATCCAAGGTCAACAGTTGGAACAGTTACAGAAATATATGACTATTTAAGACTTCTGTTTGCAAGGATTGGACATCCTCACTGTCCAAATTGTAAAAATGAAATATCAATGCAAACACTTGAAGAAATTGTAAATAAAATTATGGCTAACAAAGGAAAATTCTATCTTTTGGCACCTGTGATAACTGATAGAAAGGGAGAGTTTAGTAGTTTATTTGATAATTTGATATCTAAAGGATATGCCAGAGTTAGGATTGATGGAGTTTATAAAGAATTGCAGGATGACTTTACACTAATTAAAACAAACAAACACAGTATAGACGTGGTAATTGATAAGGTAGTTATAGATAAAAAGGATAATAACACTTTAAAATCAAGACTTTTTGATTCAGTATCTCAAGCCTTGAGGTTGGCTGATGGGTTTGTAATACTTTCTGAAATCAAAGATGCATCTTTTGCAATTCCTGATTATCCTGAAAACTATGTAGACCATTTATACTCAGAAAAGTTTTCTTGTCCTAAATGCAACATCTCATTACCTGAGATTGAACCTAGAAGTTTTTCATTCAATTCTCCTCATGGAGCCTGTCCAGCTTGTACAGGACTTGGGAAGTTAAAAAAAGTAGAACCTAATCTAGTTTTTTCTGAAGAGTTGTCGATTATGGAAGGTGGGATACTTCCTTTCTCGTCTATGTTTGATCATGAGACTTGGTATGCAAAGACTGTTGTAGCTATGTGTGAAAAGAATAAAATCAATGCACACACTCCAATTAAACACTTAAATCAAAAAGAAAAAGATCTACTTTTGTATGGTACTAAAGATGATTTGTATCAAGTTAATGGAAAAAACAAATGGGGTAAGGATACAACGATATGGCAAAAATATGAAGGAATTGTTGGAAGCATTGAGAGAAGGTACAAGGAAACTGACTCGGATTATATTAAAAATGAATTTGAAAAGTATATGAGAGAAATGGTTTGTCTAAGTTGTAATGGAACAAGACTTAAAAAAGAAAGTTTGTCTGTCACGATTGATAACAAAAACATTGCAGAGTTTACAAGTTATTCAGTAGGTTTCTTATATCAATATATCAACACTTTAATAAAAGAAAAGATTATAAATGAAAGAGAAATTCAAATTGGAAAACTAATTATTGAAGAAATTATAGGTAGACTTAACTTTCTAAAATCTGTAGGACTTGAATATCTAACCTTGGACAGAATGGCAGGTTCTCTTTCAGGTGGTGAGGCTCAGAGGATACGCCTTGCTAGCCAAATTGGTTCAGGCTTAACTGGAGTTTTGTATGTTTTGGACGAACCCACAATAGGACTTCACCAAAAAGACAATCAGAAACTTATAGATACCTTAAAGCATTTAAAAAATCTTGGTAATACTGTTGTTGTTGTTGAACACGATGAAGAGATGATGAAACAAGCAGATTACTTAGCAGATTTTGGACCACTGGCTGGAAAACTTGGTGGAAAACTAGTCGCTTCAGGAACCTTGCAAGATATCATTAGAAGTAATGATTCACTAACAGGTAAATATCTATCAGGAAAAAAGAAAATTTCTGCAATGTCCTTGCCCAGCGTTTTAGTTAATGTTGCACACGGAAATTTTAAAATATTTGGTGCTTCACATAATAATCTAAAAAAAACAGATGTTGATTTCCCATTAGGTAAGTTTATTTGTATTACTGGAGTTTCAGGATCTGGTAAATCCACATTACTTGTAGATACTGTCTATCCAATATTGCAACAACACTTCAACCCATTCTTTAAGGACCATGTCGGGGAACATGAGAGAGTAGAAGGATTGGACAATATAGATAAAGCAATACTAATAGACCAATCACCAATAGGCAGAACTCCTAGAAGCAACCCCGCAACTTATACTGGAATATTTGACCCTGTTCGAGATGTTTTTGCGTTAACAAGAGAGGCTAAAGTATTAGGTTACAAAAAAGGACAATTTTCATTTAATTTGAAAGGTGGTAGGTGTGAAGCCTGTGAAGGACAAGGGCAAACAAAAATTGAAATGCAGTTTATGCCAGACATTTGGGTTAATTGTGAAGTTTGTAAAGGTAAAAGGTATAACTCTCAAACTTTGGAAATTACATACAAGGGTAAAAACATTTCTGATGTCTTAAACTTAACAGTATCTGAAGCCAAAGAGTTTTTTTCAGTACACCCTAAAATATATGAAAAACTTGAAACATTAGAGGACGTGGGCCTAGGATATATAGAGTTAGGTCAACCTGCAACTCAACTTTCAGGTGGTGAAGCCCAAAGAGTAAAATTAGCAACAGAATTATCAAAAAGGCAAACAGGAAAAACTTTTTACATTTTAGATGAACCAACAACTGGACTTCATTTTGCGGATGTAGAAAAGTTACTTAAAGTTTTAAGACTATTAGTTGCAAAAGGAAACACTGTTTGTGTGATAGAGCATAATATTGATGTTATTAAAAATTCAGATTGGGTAATAGATTTAGGGCCAGAAGGTGGAGATAATGGGGGTAAAATAATAGCAGTAGGAACTCCAAAGGATATAAAAAGAAATAGTAATTCAGTAACAGGTAAATATTTGTAA
- the secG gene encoding preprotein translocase subunit SecG, translated as MKELVQIIQSISAILLIIFVLLQVRGGGFSRSSNSASFTRRGVERLVYRLTFVVAGLFLIMSAISLFM; from the coding sequence ATGAAAGAGTTAGTACAAATAATACAGTCTATTAGTGCAATTTTGTTAATAATATTTGTTTTACTTCAGGTTAGGGGTGGGGGATTTTCAAGAAGCTCAAACTCAGCATCATTTACAAGGCGTGGTGTTGAAAGACTGGTATATAGGCTTACATTTGTAGTAGCTGGTCTATTCTTAATTATGTCTGCGATATCACTTTTTATGTAG
- a CDS encoding transglutaminase-like domain-containing protein, translating to MKRVSTFIIFLLFLFAVHTFLFSRPVKAAGEFVTDFDVTYKVKNSGVTEVVNKVTLTNVFSNLYATSYSIVLDSITPQNIRAYDVNGPLTVNKTQNANTTSIEVVFSDSVVGKDKSRTFWVAFDESSFAIRTGEVWEISIPRLAENADFSSYFINLEIPESLGQEAYISPKPRSSVKEGELLKYRFNKDDVSRSGITAGFGQFQVFSFNLNYHLENPLARESQTEITLPPDTAFQKIYYTNITPRPVSMYVDSDGNWIAKYTLKARERIDVNAVGYVQIFATQRPYPRPTQLSLEENLTEQTYWETSNPEIVKLASTLKTPKQIYDYVTNHLKYDYARVRPNVERLGAVSALQNPTQAICMEFTDLFVAISRAAGIPAREINGFAYTENPEIQPLSLVNDVLHAWPEYYDYEKKSWIPVDPTWGSTTGGVDYFNKLDLRHFTFVIHGKSSIKPYPAGSYKLGANPQKDVFVSFGTLPQERNSVVNVTANLDRWIPLVANSLNLNIENPGPTAIYNINPKVYFDNYERPENSTLNVLLPFQVYNTHITIPFSFLGAKTPEIVKVLVDGESVTVATNKKQVVIYNLLFVFFIIILILVTILFRFKKWKFPKKNS from the coding sequence ATGAAAAGGGTATCTACATTTATTATTTTTTTGCTTTTTCTATTTGCTGTTCACACCTTCCTATTTTCTCGCCCTGTTAAGGCTGCTGGTGAATTTGTAACTGATTTTGATGTTACTTATAAAGTTAAAAATAGTGGAGTTACTGAAGTTGTAAATAAAGTAACTTTAACTAATGTTTTTAGTAATTTATATGCTACTTCATATTCCATAGTATTAGACAGCATAACTCCACAAAACATTAGGGCCTATGATGTAAATGGCCCACTAACAGTTAATAAAACTCAAAACGCCAATACAACATCAATTGAAGTTGTTTTTAGTGATTCAGTTGTTGGAAAGGATAAATCAAGAACTTTTTGGGTAGCCTTTGATGAAAGCTCATTTGCCATAAGAACAGGAGAAGTTTGGGAAATATCAATTCCTAGACTTGCTGAAAATGCTGATTTTTCAAGTTATTTTATAAACTTAGAAATTCCTGAAAGTTTAGGTCAAGAAGCATACATTTCTCCAAAACCAAGAAGTTCAGTTAAAGAAGGAGAACTACTTAAATATAGATTTAATAAAGATGATGTCTCAAGATCTGGTATTACTGCAGGTTTTGGACAGTTCCAAGTATTTAGTTTTAATTTAAACTACCACTTGGAGAATCCATTGGCTCGTGAGTCACAAACTGAAATTACACTCCCTCCGGACACAGCATTTCAAAAAATATACTATACAAACATAACTCCAAGACCAGTTAGTATGTATGTAGATAGTGATGGCAACTGGATTGCAAAATATACGCTAAAGGCACGTGAGAGAATTGATGTAAATGCCGTGGGTTATGTACAAATATTTGCAACCCAAAGACCATATCCCAGGCCAACACAATTGTCATTAGAAGAAAACCTGACTGAACAAACATACTGGGAAACCTCAAATCCTGAAATAGTTAAACTTGCCAGTACCTTAAAAACACCAAAACAAATATATGACTATGTAACTAATCATCTTAAATATGATTATGCCAGAGTTAGACCAAATGTAGAAAGACTAGGGGCTGTTTCTGCATTACAGAACCCCACACAAGCAATTTGTATGGAATTTACAGACCTTTTTGTTGCAATTTCAAGAGCCGCTGGAATACCTGCAAGAGAGATTAATGGCTTTGCATACACTGAAAACCCAGAAATCCAACCTCTTTCACTTGTTAATGATGTCTTGCATGCTTGGCCTGAATATTACGATTATGAAAAAAAATCATGGATACCTGTTGATCCAACATGGGGGTCAACTACAGGTGGTGTTGATTACTTTAATAAGCTTGATTTAAGACACTTTACTTTTGTAATACACGGAAAAAGTTCTATTAAACCATATCCAGCAGGATCATATAAACTTGGAGCAAATCCACAGAAAGATGTTTTTGTATCATTTGGCACACTACCACAGGAAAGAAACTCTGTTGTCAATGTCACTGCAAACCTTGACCGTTGGATACCATTAGTTGCAAACAGTTTAAATTTAAATATTGAAAACCCTGGACCTACTGCAATTTATAACATTAATCCCAAGGTCTATTTTGATAATTATGAAAGACCAGAAAATTCAACCCTTAATGTTTTACTTCCATTTCAAGTATATAATACACATATCACAATCCCGTTTTCATTTTTAGGAGCTAAGACTCCTGAAATTGTTAAAGTTTTAGTTGACGGAGAAAGTGTTACGGTTGCCACAAATAAAAAACAGGTTGTAATATATAATCTGTTGTTTGTATTTTTCATAATTATTTTAATACTTGTAACAATATTATTCAGATTTAAAAAATGGAAATTTCCAAAAAAGAATTCTTAA
- a CDS encoding ABC transporter substrate-binding protein has translation MSPRYIFRLIQAFFKRFKAIIFLGFVFGIIVFLFLSFLLPSMISEKQKIGIAGRYTVDNLPPVIATKISDGLTKTDENGNVIPSIAKSWQTTDGGKTWIFTLDENVTWQDEKKVLASEIKYEFNDAQVSVVDEQTIVFSLDSQFTAFPVIVSKPVFKKGLLGTGEWEVKDVSLAGGYVQNITLQNKEKDRLVYKFFPSEERLILGFKLGEIDIIERINDVSSFEGWKTIEIDKNTSFDNFVGIFLNTDNEKLAEKAVRQALNYAIDKDQYENRALGPISPFSWGYNPQVKPYIKDATKVEEIKGINLKISVLPNLYRIAESISKEWQDHGANTEVEIVTTIPENYEVFLATVDIPKDPDQYSLWHSTQSETNISKFKNVRVDKLLEDGRTELDQETRKKLYLDFQRFLVEEVPAIFLYYPEYYKVTRK, from the coding sequence ATGTCACCTCGATATATTTTCAGGTTAATTCAAGCCTTTTTTAAAAGGTTTAAGGCAATAATTTTTTTAGGCTTTGTCTTTGGAATTATTGTTTTTCTTTTTCTATCATTCCTACTACCTAGTATGATATCCGAGAAGCAGAAAATAGGTATTGCTGGACGCTACACCGTAGATAACCTGCCCCCAGTTATTGCAACTAAAATTTCTGACGGTTTAACAAAAACTGATGAGAATGGTAATGTAATTCCATCAATTGCCAAATCATGGCAAACAACAGATGGTGGAAAAACATGGATATTTACACTTGATGAAAATGTCACCTGGCAAGATGAGAAGAAAGTATTAGCCTCTGAAATTAAATATGAATTTAATGACGCCCAAGTTAGTGTTGTTGATGAACAAACTATAGTGTTTAGCCTTGATAGCCAGTTTACTGCCTTTCCTGTTATCGTAAGTAAACCAGTCTTTAAAAAGGGCTTGTTGGGTACAGGGGAATGGGAGGTTAAAGACGTATCTTTAGCTGGTGGCTATGTACAAAATATTACTTTGCAAAACAAGGAGAAAGACAGACTTGTTTACAAGTTTTTCCCCTCTGAAGAGAGATTGATTTTAGGTTTTAAGTTGGGAGAAATAGACATAATTGAAAGAATCAACGACGTTTCAAGTTTTGAGGGCTGGAAAACAATAGAAATAGACAAAAATACAAGCTTTGACAACTTTGTGGGAATATTTTTAAATACAGATAACGAAAAGTTAGCAGAGAAAGCTGTTAGACAGGCTCTAAATTATGCCATAGATAAAGACCAGTATGAAAATCGTGCATTGGGGCCCATATCACCCTTTTCTTGGGGTTATAATCCACAGGTCAAACCCTATATAAAAGACGCAACCAAGGTTGAAGAAATTAAAGGAATAAATTTGAAAATTTCAGTTCTACCAAATCTTTATAGAATTGCTGAAAGTATATCCAAAGAATGGCAAGACCATGGGGCAAACACTGAAGTTGAGATAGTCACAACTATACCTGAAAATTATGAAGTTTTTCTTGCAACTGTTGATATACCCAAAGATCCTGATCAATATAGCCTTTGGCACTCAACACAGTCAGAAACCAACATCTCAAAGTTTAAGAATGTAAGAGTTGACAAACTATTGGAAGACGGTAGAACCGAACTAGACCAAGAAACAAGAAAAAAACTATATCTTGATTTCCAGAGATTTTTGGTTGAAGAAGTGCCTGCAATTTTTCTTTACTATCCAGAATACTACAAAGTAACAAGAAAGTAA
- the obgE gene encoding GTPase ObgE, translating into MLLDKVDVTFKAGDGGNGRVSFKKIGRGPDGGNGGRGGDLYVQGSSDLTLLNQFSQKDFFSANDGILGGNNIKSGGKGNDLVLTLPIGTSLVNRDTNKVVLEIKDSTQKIKLLNGGDGGKGNWEFRSSRNTTPLKAQKGFKGEILNLTLDLKLIANFGLIGLPNSGKSSLLNELTNSNAKVGNYAFTTLSPNLGVVNGKVIADIPGLIEGASDGKGLGIKFLKHIEKVDVLIHCIDSTSDDYKKDYEIVRNELSKFNEEMLKKKEIILLTKSDLVDEKKKFKKGISMSVYDIESLNKLKKLLN; encoded by the coding sequence ATGCTTCTAGATAAAGTTGATGTTACATTTAAGGCTGGAGATGGTGGTAATGGTCGTGTATCTTTTAAAAAGATTGGCCGTGGTCCTGATGGTGGTAATGGTGGTCGTGGTGGAGACTTGTATGTTCAAGGTTCTTCAGATTTAACACTGCTAAACCAATTTAGCCAAAAAGACTTCTTCTCAGCAAATGATGGAATTCTTGGTGGGAACAATATTAAAAGTGGCGGAAAAGGAAATGACTTAGTTCTTACCTTACCCATTGGGACATCACTAGTAAACAGGGATACAAACAAAGTTGTTTTAGAAATTAAGGACTCTACTCAAAAAATAAAACTACTAAATGGAGGTGATGGTGGAAAGGGGAATTGGGAATTTAGAAGCTCCAGAAACACTACCCCCTTGAAAGCACAAAAGGGTTTTAAAGGCGAAATACTAAATCTAACATTAGACCTTAAATTAATTGCCAATTTTGGATTGATTGGACTACCCAATTCTGGTAAAAGTAGTCTCTTAAATGAACTAACAAATTCAAATGCAAAGGTTGGGAATTATGCATTTACCACTCTTTCACCAAATTTAGGTGTAGTTAATGGAAAAGTAATTGCTGATATTCCTGGACTTATTGAAGGTGCCTCTGATGGTAAAGGACTTGGTATTAAATTCTTAAAACATATTGAAAAAGTAGATGTCTTGATCCACTGCATAGACTCAACGTCTGACGACTATAAAAAAGATTATGAGATTGTACGTAATGAATTATCTAAATTTAATGAAGAAATGCTTAAAAAGAAAGAAATCATTCTATTAACAAAGTCTGATTTAGTAGACGAAAAGAAAAAGTTCAAAAAAGGTATATCTATGTCTGTCTATGATATCGAGAGTCTCAATAAACTAAAAAAACTATTAAACTAG
- a CDS encoding NYN domain-containing protein: MNRTVIFIDGENFFYKIKKIVESSKIKHKKDISKISIDSILKEVLDKYNVDSKKYYVAKLHIHPKTKEKSQKLINIQRSLFNNLKKENYDVVIFGNVRGQDVNGKIIFKEKGVDVKIAVDLVSYAYNKKVKTAILCSSDSDLQPAVYELKKLKVKTVYIGFQSEPNKGLIYTTDTNILISDETILQAIKL, from the coding sequence ATGAATAGAACAGTTATTTTTATTGATGGAGAGAATTTTTTTTATAAAATAAAAAAAATAGTAGAATCTTCAAAAATTAAACACAAAAAAGACATTTCTAAAATAAGTATAGACTCGATTTTAAAAGAAGTATTAGACAAATATAATGTCGATTCCAAAAAGTATTATGTTGCAAAGCTACATATACATCCAAAAACTAAGGAGAAATCACAGAAGTTAATTAATATTCAAAGATCATTGTTTAATAATCTTAAAAAGGAAAATTATGATGTAGTTATTTTTGGTAATGTAAGGGGGCAAGATGTTAATGGAAAAATCATTTTTAAAGAAAAAGGTGTTGACGTTAAAATTGCTGTTGATTTAGTTTCGTACGCATATAACAAAAAGGTAAAAACTGCTATTCTTTGTAGCTCTGATTCAGATTTACAACCTGCAGTATATGAACTCAAGAAACTTAAGGTGAAAACCGTTTACATTGGGTTTCAAAGCGAGCCAAATAAAGGATTAATCTATACTACTGATACAAACATTTTAATTTCAGATGAAACCATACTTCAAGCTATTAAATTATGA
- a CDS encoding GIY-YIG nuclease family protein → MEISKKEFLKLPQTPGVYIFWKKSTTSSGDAPIYIGKSSNLKSRLNSYLNITLGVKTKLMVQEATKVTYIKVTSDFESLLLESSLIKKHKPKYNIVLKDDKHPLYILITKEEFPRILTSRKSGDYGPFPSSYNVKYILRVVRKIFPFSDHKIGKKPCLYSHLGLCSPCPNEIVSTEAEVDRKELTKKYRQNIKNIKLILGRKFNIVRNSLEKEMKKYSRDMDFEKAMTLRDKIKILDYITQERIKTEKFIENPNLVEDIRLMEINSLKELLNSNGIRITKLKRIECYDISHLQGVFTTASMVVLTEGENHNSEYRHFKVRQPKGQSDYDSMREIAKRRIKNLDKWDKPDLIIVDGGLGQVKVFHEACKILGIPVVGIAKNPDRLVFVNGVKVRLKGLNLNITARVRDEAHRFARRLHHKLLTDSFN, encoded by the coding sequence ATGGAAATTTCCAAAAAAGAATTCTTAAAACTTCCCCAAACACCAGGGGTATATATTTTTTGGAAAAAAAGCACCACATCTAGTGGAGATGCTCCTATTTATATTGGTAAGTCTTCAAACCTAAAGTCACGCCTTAACAGTTATCTAAATATTACTTTGGGGGTTAAGACTAAATTAATGGTACAAGAAGCTACTAAGGTAACCTACATTAAAGTAACTTCAGATTTTGAATCATTGTTATTAGAGTCATCATTAATTAAAAAACATAAGCCAAAATATAATATTGTCCTAAAGGATGATAAGCACCCACTTTATATTCTAATTACAAAAGAAGAATTTCCAAGAATACTAACATCAAGAAAATCTGGTGACTATGGCCCGTTTCCAAGTTCTTACAATGTAAAATATATATTGAGGGTGGTAAGAAAAATATTTCCATTTTCGGACCACAAGATAGGTAAAAAGCCTTGTCTTTACTCACATTTGGGTTTGTGTAGCCCTTGTCCAAACGAGATAGTTAGTACTGAGGCAGAAGTAGATAGAAAAGAACTGACCAAAAAGTATAGGCAAAACATTAAAAACATAAAACTAATTTTAGGTAGAAAATTTAATATTGTTAGAAACTCGCTCGAAAAAGAAATGAAAAAATATTCTCGAGATATGGACTTTGAAAAAGCAATGACTCTTCGCGATAAGATCAAGATCCTAGATTATATTACTCAGGAACGAATCAAGACTGAGAAATTTATTGAAAATCCAAACCTAGTTGAAGACATAAGATTAATGGAAATCAACAGCTTAAAAGAACTTCTAAATTCAAATGGAATAAGAATAACCAAGTTAAAAAGAATTGAGTGCTATGACATCTCTCACTTGCAAGGTGTCTTTACTACTGCGTCTATGGTTGTACTAACAGAAGGTGAGAATCATAACTCTGAATACAGGCATTTTAAAGTTAGACAGCCTAAAGGGCAAAGTGACTATGATTCTATGAGAGAAATTGCAAAAAGAAGAATTAAAAACCTTGATAAATGGGATAAGCCTGACTTGATAATTGTTGATGGGGGATTGGGTCAAGTAAAAGTTTTCCATGAGGCATGTAAAATACTTGGCATACCTGTAGTCGGTATTGCTAAAAACCCCGATAGATTGGTATTTGTAAATGGAGTTAAAGTTAGACTTAAAGGCCTGAACTTAAACATAACAGCCAGAGTTAGGGATGAGGCCCATCGTTTTGCCAGAAGGTTGCATCATAAACTCTTGACAGATAGTTTTAATTAG
- a CDS encoding GNAT family N-acetyltransferase, whose product MVEISNSYPDIVYSDNNLATLQVNGLLGEVAGKAMVVIYFNSVAVIENLQVLPSYRRNKIGTNLVAKIEEWSIDKKAKYTFMRFAPCDFGDTFTLSKLLLANNYSFNGIGFIKKLSN is encoded by the coding sequence ATGGTAGAAATATCAAACAGTTATCCCGATATTGTTTATAGTGATAATAATCTGGCAACGCTTCAAGTCAACGGTTTACTTGGCGAAGTTGCAGGGAAAGCCATGGTTGTTATTTACTTTAACTCTGTAGCAGTTATAGAAAACTTACAAGTGCTACCTTCTTATAGACGCAATAAAATTGGTACAAATCTTGTAGCAAAAATAGAAGAGTGGTCGATAGACAAAAAGGCAAAGTATACATTTATGAGATTCGCTCCATGTGATTTCGGAGATACATTCACTCTTTCTAAGTTACTTCTTGCTAATAATTATAGTTTTAACGGGATAGGTTTTATTAAGAAATTAAGTAATTAG
- a CDS encoding glycosyltransferase family 2 protein, with translation MNQKEALSKKDNDYSLLEKKYLKLTKSELLDPFSTPPAIKLDKNMTASIVIPGKNVESSILSCLVSIEQSSFNIKYPNKLQIIFIDDGSDDKTLEIIKNNKYSLNLVVIKQKHAGQAQALNTGISVAQNEIIISCDADMILSYYTIEQLMIRHQLFPNILLAGFRSEVSKDDPRVNPVNIRRFGLHKYPTLLTDERIAFSSSGHPNNMCLASNHFKDLGNLNGLWMRNNDDPWLLSDLVFGALFSLPKKTYYQIGGYDERLIGYGCTDGYLVSKAISVGKFVLPVYSATGLHISHSSRTGNKRNEYLSNRRLFYKLIETSQTNDYINWLDKSKNRIIEQINKKPSSKILPKSKNANNILPKHLNIDTLLAVGQYRKITDRINNLEKTDTSKDTSYWNQTPEFYIKQGTLFYEQEFYEIALRCFEIALAKEDSNKIALKYHNRCLKKI, from the coding sequence TTCTACTCCACCTGCCATAAAACTAGATAAAAATATGACTGCCTCAATTGTCATTCCTGGAAAAAATGTTGAATCATCAATTCTTTCATGTCTTGTTTCGATCGAACAAAGTAGTTTTAATATTAAATATCCAAATAAATTACAGATTATTTTTATCGATGACGGATCTGATGATAAAACATTAGAAATTATCAAAAATAATAAATACTCACTAAATCTAGTTGTTATAAAACAAAAACATGCAGGTCAGGCACAAGCGTTGAATACTGGCATTTCTGTTGCTCAAAATGAAATTATAATTTCTTGTGACGCAGATATGATTCTTTCCTACTATACGATTGAACAGCTAATGATAAGACACCAATTATTTCCAAACATTCTGCTTGCTGGATTTCGTTCAGAAGTATCTAAAGATGATCCTCGAGTTAATCCTGTAAATATCAGACGTTTTGGACTTCATAAATATCCTACTTTATTAACTGATGAAAGAATTGCTTTTTCATCTTCTGGTCATCCAAATAATATGTGCTTAGCAAGTAACCATTTTAAGGACCTAGGCAATTTAAATGGTTTGTGGATGCGTAACAATGATGATCCTTGGTTACTCTCTGACCTGGTTTTTGGTGCACTATTTAGTCTTCCTAAAAAAACCTATTATCAAATTGGTGGATATGATGAAAGATTAATTGGATATGGTTGTACTGATGGATATTTAGTATCAAAGGCAATCTCTGTAGGTAAATTTGTCTTACCTGTGTATTCAGCTACTGGATTACATATCAGTCATTCATCCAGAACAGGAAACAAACGCAATGAATATCTAAGTAATCGACGTTTATTTTATAAATTGATTGAAACAAGTCAAACAAATGATTACATAAATTGGTTAGATAAATCAAAAAATCGAATTATAGAGCAGATAAACAAGAAGCCTTCATCTAAGATATTACCAAAAAGCAAAAATGCAAATAATATTTTACCTAAACATCTAAACATAGATACATTGCTAGCAGTTGGTCAATATCGCAAAATCACAGATCGCATAAATAATCTTGAAAAAACAGATACTAGCAAAGATACTAGTTATTGGAATCAAACGCCAGAATTCTACATAAAACAAGGTACACTCTTTTACGAACAAGAGTTTTATGAGATAGCTCTTAGATGCTTTGAAATAGCGTTAGCAAAAGAGGATTCTAATAAAATTGCTTTAAAATATCATAATAGGTGTCTTAAAAAGATATGA